The Kineosporiaceae bacterium DNA window GACATCACCGCCGACTGGTTCGCCACCACCCCCACCGAATGCCCCGCCACCCGGGCGAATCCGATCACCAGGTTCGGTGCGAAGCCGGCTTGCACCTCGAGGAAGTCACCGGCGTCGGCGATCCCGGCGATGACCTCGCGGACGTCGTAGCCCTTCTTCGGATCGTCGGGGATCAGCGAGTTCAGCCGCTCGTTGCGCGGCACCGCCTCGAACCCCTCGACGTAGGGCGGTTCCTCGGTGTTGTTGGCCGGCAGATAGCTGAGCAGCTTCTTGCAGATCGCGGCGGCGTGGGCGTCGTCCTCGGCGACGAAATGGCTGACGCCCGAACGGGTCAGGTGCGCCTCGGGGCCACCGAGCGCCTCGGCGGTGACCACTTCACCGGTGACCTGGCGAATCACGTCGGGCCCGGTGATGAACATCCGTGAGGCCCGGGTCTGGATGATGAAGTCGGTCAGCGCCGGTGAATAGGCCGCCCCGCCTGCGCACGGCCCGGCGATGATCGAGATCTGCGGGACGACGCCGGACAGCGCCACATTGGCGTAGAACACCTTGCCGTAGCCCGACAACGAGTCGATACCCTCCTGCACCCGGGCGCCGCCAGAGTCGTTGAAGAACACGAACGGCGTGCCATTGGCCAGCGCCGCGTCCAGCATGTGGGCGACCTTGATCGAGTGCATCTCCCCCGCCGACCCGCCGGCGACCGAGAAGTCCTGACTGGCCAGGTGCACCGGGCGGCCCATCACGGTGCCGCTGCCGGTCACCACGCCATCTGCCGGCAAGACTGCGGTGTCCATGCCGAAATGCGTCGTCCGGTGCTGGGCGAACAGGCCGATCTCCTCGAACGAGCCCGGGTCGAGAAGCGCCGTGATCCGTTCTCGTGCCGTCAGTTTGCCCAGCTCGTGTTGCTTGGCGTGACGCTCGGCGCCGCCCCCGGCCTCCACCGTGGCCCGCTCGGCCCGCAGCCGATCGATGCGCTCGGCCATGCCGACCGGCGGGATCGTCGCCTTCGGCGGCGACGGCTCCGGTGCGCTGGTCTGTTCGGTGGTCATGCCGGCCGCACCGAGACCGTGTGGGTCCGGCCGTCAACGGTGATGTCGTAGCTGATCGGCATGCGTACCGGCCCGCTGCCGGTATCGCCCGCCGCCGCCACCCGCTCGGCCTCGACCTCGGCCGGATCGCGTCCGACGTTCTTCGGCCCCTGACTGCGGGTGGTGAAGAAGCCGGGAGCGACCTTGGGGAACATCGCGTAGGTGAGCACGTCCTCGTCGCTGCCGTCGAACCCGTCCAGCCCGGCGGCCTGATCCCGCAACGCGTCCCACTCCGGTGCGATCAGGTCACCCGGACGGACCGTGATCGGCTCCTTGCCGGTCTGCGCCCGGGCCTTGGCCACCACCTCGGGATCCATCTCGCCCAGGGTGTAGCCGTAGTAGCCGAGCATGAGGTCGGCGAACTCGGCGGTGAGCACGTGGTAGCGCCCCATCAGCACGTTGAACACCGCCTGGGTGCCCACGATCTGACTGGACGGCGTCACCAACGGTGGGTAGCCGGCCGCCTTGCGCACCCGGGGCACCTCGGCGAGCACCTCGGCCAGCTTGTCCCCGGCGCCCTGCTGCTTCAGCTGGGACTCCATGTTCGAGATCATGCCGCCGGGGATCTGGCTGTCGAAGATGTCGGTCTCGACCGAGAACGAACTCATGAACTGGGCGTAGCGCGGCTTGACCGCGGCGAAGTGTTCCTTGACCCGCCCCAACAACACCTTGTCGAGGTCGGCCACGAACCCTGTGCCCTCGAGCATCTCGACCATCGACTCGGTCGGGTTGTGCCCCGGCCCCAGGCTCATCGACGAGATCGCGGTGTCGACCACATCGGCGCCGGCCTCGATGGCCTTCATCAGCGAGACCAGGGTGACCCCGGTCGTGGCGTGGCAGTGCACGTTGACCTGCATACCGGGCAACGCCTGCTTGATCGCGGTCACGATGTCGAACGCCGGCTGCGGCTTCAGCAAGGCCGCCATGTCCTTCAGCGCCAACGAGTCACAGCCCAGGTCGGCCAGGTTGCGGGCCAGCTCGACGTACCCCTCGACGGTGTGCAGCGGCGAGACGGTGTAGCAGATCGTGCCCTGCGCATGCTTGCCGGCCCGCTTGACGGCGGCGATCGATCGCTCGACATTGCGGACGTCGTTGAGCGCGTCGAACACCCGGAACACGTCCATGCCGTTCTCGGCTGCCGCCTCGACGAACCGGTCGACCACGTCGTCGCCGTAGTGGCGGTAGCCGAGCAGGTTCTGGCCGCGCAGCAGCATCTGCAGGCGACTGTTCGGCAGCAACTCGCGGAAAGTGCGCAACCGCTGCCACGGATCCTCGTTGAGGAAGCGGATGCACGCGTCGAACGTCGCCCCGCCCCAGCACTCCACGCTCCAGTACCCTGCGGCGTCGATGTCGGCGCAGGCCCCCACCATGTCCTCGAGGGCCATCCGGGTCGCCATCAGGGACTGATGCGCATCACGCAGCGCCAACTCCGTGATGCCAACTGTTCTGCCACGCGTCACGCGCGCTGTGTTGTCACCGTGCAGCTCGGCCATGGCCACAGCGTCGCACTGGTCACGGAACGACGGTAGCCCCGACGCGCTCAGCGGGCGAGGTAAGCCTTCGCATAGCCCAGAGGCGCCTCGGCCGAGACCGAGCTGACCAACTGCAGCACCACACCACGGTGGTACCAGGTCAGGATCGTCGAGCCCTTGCGGGTCGCCACCGTCACGCGGCCCCCGGTCAGCTTCTGCGTCCGCACCGTGTAGCCGCTCTTCGGCAAACCCGCGACCAGACTGGCGACCAGCGAGTTCTCGACCGTGGTGTCCCCGGCGTGGGCCGCGTCCAGCGCCCGGGCGGCAATCGAACCGATGGCGTCCTCACCCTGAGACACCGACACCACGGTGGGCGGCCCGAGCACGCCGGCCGGTTGCGGACGTGCCGCCAGGAAGGCCGCCACCACCGACGCGGGGGCCTTGGAGTAGCTGTAGCCCTTCAGTTTCGGCAGGGTCGGCGGGCGTAGTGCCACCCCGGACGGCGACACCCCGGGCTGCGGTGACACCGCCGCCAGGGCGGTGGCAGGTGCCGACGCCCCCGACGAGACCGACGGGGCACCCGCAGCACGGGACGGCGTGGCACGGGCCGTCGAGGTCGAGGTGACCGCGATCACCGACACCCCGACGGAGGGGACCGAGAGCGCCGGACCCGATTCCTGCTGAACGGCGAAGCACCCGGACAGTGCGGGCACGATCAGCGCCACGGGCAGCATCGTCGTCCACACCCGACGAGCCCGACGAGCCTGCGGAGCCCGACGAGATGGCCTGCGCGATCCCACGTATGCCCTCCCGACAACGACCCTGCACGACCTGACCCTGCGACCCGCTGCACGCTACCGCAGCCCTCACGGCCCCCCGTCACGCCGACTCGGCCGCCGACCAGGCGATCCCGTCGAGAATGTCGTGCTCGCTGGTCACCACCTGCTGCACCCCGGCGGCCGCCGCGACCCGGTCGAGCACCCCACGCCAGATCAGTGCACCGGCCACGATCACGTCCACCCGGCCCGGGTGCAGGTAGGGCAGCGCGCGCCGCTGATCACTGGTCAGCGCGGCCATGTCGTCGCAGGCCGCGGTCACCGTGGCCACGGGCAGCACCGCACCGTGAATCCGTTCCGGCTCGTAGCGCGGCAGCCGCAGGGCGTGCGCGGTCAGGGTGGTCACCGATCCCGCCAGGCCCACCAGAGCCCGGGCCCGGTGCAGCGGGACGACGCGCGCGACGTCGTCCAGGGCTGCCTCGAGATCGGCGCGGATCGCCGCGAGGTCGCCGCCGTGCCGTTCGAACAGCCGCACGCAGCCGACGTCCACCGACCGCGAGGCCAACGGCGCTGCCGCGGTCGGCGATCCCGGAACACCGATCTCGCCCAGGACCACCTCGGTGGATCCCCCTCCGATGTCCACCACGAGCACGGGCAGCCGCTCTTCGGCCGGCACCGCGATCGCCTCCAGCCCGCGGGTGGCGCCCAGGAACGACAGCGCGGCCTCCTCGGCCCCGGTGATCACCTCGGGCTCCACGCCGAGCAGCTCGCGGACGCCGTCGATGAACACGTGCGCGTCGGCGGCGTCCCGGCTGGCCGAGGTCGCGACGAACCGGATCGCGCTCACGTCGGCGTCCCGGCAGGATTGCGCGTACTCGGCGGTCAGGCTCAACGCCCGCTGCAGCGCGGCCGGATCGAAGCGCCCGGTGGCGTCCACCCCCTGCCCGAGCCGCACGATCTCCATGCGCCGGTGGACGTCGCGCAGGTGCTGCGTGGCCGGGTCGACATCAGCGATCAGCAACCGCAACGAGTTGGTGCCGCAATCGATCGCCGCCACCCGCCGGACGCCTCCGCCGCTCATCGGGCCGCCTCGCCACGGAGTGCATCGCCGACGGCGACGCAGGGGCCGTCGGCCCACCACGCATCCAGCGTCTCGCGGGTCTCGTCGCCGAGCGGGTTGACCCCCGGCCCGGCAGCCAGCGCGTGCGCCAGCAGCACGTGCAGGCACTTGACCCGGTCGGGCATGCCCCCGGCCGAGACCCCGTCGATCTCGGGTACCTCGCCGAGTTCGGCTCGTCGGGTCAGGTAGTCC harbors:
- a CDS encoding acyl-CoA carboxylase subunit beta, producing MAERIDRLRAERATVEAGGGAERHAKQHELGKLTARERITALLDPGSFEEIGLFAQHRTTHFGMDTAVLPADGVVTGSGTVMGRPVHLASQDFSVAGGSAGEMHSIKVAHMLDAALANGTPFVFFNDSGGARVQEGIDSLSGYGKVFYANVALSGVVPQISIIAGPCAGGAAYSPALTDFIIQTRASRMFITGPDVIRQVTGEVVTAEALGGPEAHLTRSGVSHFVAEDDAHAAAICKKLLSYLPANNTEEPPYVEGFEAVPRNERLNSLIPDDPKKGYDVREVIAGIADAGDFLEVQAGFAPNLVIGFARVAGHSVGVVANQSAVMSGVLNIDASDKGARFVRFCNAFNIPLLTLVDVPGFLPGVAQEHGGIIRHGAKMLFAYSSATVPKVTVVLRKAYGGAYLAMCGKDLGADRVYAWPSAEIAVMGAEGAAGVVFRREIAEADDPASKRAELVALYRETFSTPYVAASRGLVDDIIEPADTRRMVARALATLSGKRESRPPKKHGLIPL
- a CDS encoding methylmalonyl-CoA carboxytransferase subunit 5S, with amino-acid sequence MAELHGDNTARVTRGRTVGITELALRDAHQSLMATRMALEDMVGACADIDAAGYWSVECWGGATFDACIRFLNEDPWQRLRTFRELLPNSRLQMLLRGQNLLGYRHYGDDVVDRFVEAAAENGMDVFRVFDALNDVRNVERSIAAVKRAGKHAQGTICYTVSPLHTVEGYVELARNLADLGCDSLALKDMAALLKPQPAFDIVTAIKQALPGMQVNVHCHATTGVTLVSLMKAIEAGADVVDTAISSMSLGPGHNPTESMVEMLEGTGFVADLDKVLLGRVKEHFAAVKPRYAQFMSSFSVETDIFDSQIPGGMISNMESQLKQQGAGDKLAEVLAEVPRVRKAAGYPPLVTPSSQIVGTQAVFNVLMGRYHVLTAEFADLMLGYYGYTLGEMDPEVVAKARAQTGKEPITVRPGDLIAPEWDALRDQAAGLDGFDGSDEDVLTYAMFPKVAPGFFTTRSQGPKNVGRDPAEVEAERVAAAGDTGSGPVRMPISYDITVDGRTHTVSVRPA
- a CDS encoding exopolyphosphatase → MSGGGVRRVAAIDCGTNSLRLLIADVDPATQHLRDVHRRMEIVRLGQGVDATGRFDPAALQRALSLTAEYAQSCRDADVSAIRFVATSASRDAADAHVFIDGVRELLGVEPEVITGAEEAALSFLGATRGLEAIAVPAEERLPVLVVDIGGGSTEVVLGEIGVPGSPTAAAPLASRSVDVGCVRLFERHGGDLAAIRADLEAALDDVARVVPLHRARALVGLAGSVTTLTAHALRLPRYEPERIHGAVLPVATVTAACDDMAALTSDQRRALPYLHPGRVDVIVAGALIWRGVLDRVAAAAGVQQVVTSEHDILDGIAWSAAESA